In Thermoplasmatales archaeon, the genomic stretch AATGAGGTGTTATTATAACTTTTTGATTGCATTTCTTCCCTTTCAAAACTTCTATTGCATCTGCATCATAAACAAATTTCTTATCATAATTTTCAAAAATAAATTTGCATGCTTCCAAAACTTCCTTCCTTTTTCCCAGTCCCGGCCCAACAACAATTGCATCCGCTTTTTCTATAATATCTTCCACTTCCTTTAACCCTTCAACTGTCAAAAATTCTCCACTAATTTTTCTTACAATAAGATCAGGAGAGAAAGATGCAACCACGCTCCAAACAGATGAAGGACAGCAAACATAAACAAGGTCACATCCCGCTCTGAGCGCTGCCATCCCCGCCAGATACGGGGCGCCAGTATAAGCCCCACCGCCAATAATTGCGACAATGCCATTTTCTCCCTTATGGCTCTCTTTTCTTCTCCTAGGATATAAAATTAGCTCACCAGGTCCAACATATTTTTCAGCTTCTTTAGGTATGTTTATATCTGCAACAACTATTTTTCCGCATTTTTTACTCATGTTTTCTTTTATAAAATGGAATGTTACAGTAAGGTTTGAATTGAGCATTAAATCACTACCAAAACCAGTTGGAACATCAACAGATAAAATAAATTTTCCAGATTTATTCAGAATTTTAACTATCTCACGATATGGCTCACCCAGCTTTCCTTTTATTCCCACTCCAAGCATTGCATCTATTATTGCATCGCTCTTTTCAAGGAGATTAATAAAATTTTCCTTATTGTAATTATAGATTTTGCATTTTGTTTTTGCTTTCCTGAAATTTTTAATTGCAAGATTTGTTCTTGGTCTTTCAACAGCAATTACTTTGCAATTCTTTATATGGCAACATGCCACATATCCATCCCCTCCATTGTTTCCTGGACCACATAAAACCAGCCATCTTTTAAATGGCAATTTTTTTGCTTCATTTGCAACTGCTTTCCCAGCATTTTCCATCAATTGCTCAGCGGACACACCAAAAAATTCGGCATTTTTATCAAGAATTTTTGTTTCCATGTTAATAAGTAAAATTTGATTTAAAAATTATGTGATTTTTTCTTATAGCGAACGAATAAAAATTTTTTACACCTTTTAAATCAGATATTAATACAGGAAGCTTTATTTCCAATGATAAGTAATTTTTTAAAATGTTCTTCCAAATATGGAAATGATTAATATAGCTAAATATTCAAAAGGATTTATTGCAAATGGTCTTTTCTCTGCTTTTGATTGAATAAAAATATTAAATAATTTCACGAGATTTTCCTACATGCCCATTTTTATGAAAAAACTAAAATAATGGAAAAACTTTTTATTTATGGATGAGAAACAAATCCGTCTTGCAATGAAAAGAATGGGAATAGATTTTAAAGAATTTGATGCGGAAAAAATAATCATTGAGACAAAAGATAAAGATTATATTTTTGAAAAAACAACTGTTGGAATAATAGATATGAAGGGGAAAAAAATATATCAGATTAGCGGTGAGCCAAAAATAAGAATGAAGATAAGGGAGGAAGATGTTGAGATGGTCGCAGAAAAAACTGGAAAAAGCAAGGAGGAAGCAAGAAAAGCGCTCGAAGAGACAAAAGGAGATATCGCTCAGGCAATAATCAATTTATCTTCCTAACCATTATATATGCATCTTCTCCATCAAAATAATATTTCTTTATTTCCCCTTTCTTTTTAAAACCCATTTTTTCATAGAATTTTATTGCTCCCTTATTGCTCTTCCTTACTTGAAGAGAAATTTCCCCTTTCATAAATTTAAAAATATGTTCCATCATTTTTTTACCGTAGCCCTTCCCTCTATATTCTGGATGGACAGCAATTGATATTATCATTCCTTTTTCCTCATCACCTATAATATATCCAACAACTTTTCCATTTTCCTCCACAACAAAAAAAAGTTTGTTGATGTATTCATAAAAAAAGTAAGGAGGGTAGGGATACTCAAATGATAAATTTTCTATTTCCCATACATCTCCCAAATCTTCTTCAGTGCATTTTCTTATCACATTCGCTAAACATTTCTACATTTTCAAATTTTCGCAAAAAATATTATACAAAAAATTTTTACATCTCATGAAAGTATATGTTATTGACAATGGCGGGCAATGGACACATTTGGAATGGAGAGCTTTAAGAGATATAGGGGTGAAAGCGGAGATAATTCCAAACACAACCCCCTTTGAAAAAATAGAGGACGCGGATGCAATAGTGCTTTCAGGGGGGGCACCACGCGTCGGCTTGCGGGAAAAACTTGGGAATTGCGATGAATATCTGAAAAGGGCTAAATTTCCTGTATTGGGGATATGTGCGGGGCATCAATATATGGCTAGATTTTTTGGAGGAGAGTGCAGTGAAGCAATCACGCCAGAATATGGGAAAGTGGAAATCGAGATAATAGAGAAGGATGCTATTTTTAAAGGACTACCAGATAAATTTTTTGGATGGGAAAATCACAATGATGAGGTTGTTAAAATGCCAGAAAATTTCTCTCTTCTTGCATCATCAAAATATTGCAAGGTTCAGGCAATGATGCATAACGAAAAACCATTTTTTGGGTTACAATTTCATCCTGAAGTAGAGCATACCCAGTATGGAAGAGAAATTTTCAAAAATTTTATTGAATTGATATGATATCATATTTCCCTAAACCAAATTTTCATCCAATTGCAATCTCTAATTGCAAGCTTAATTGCAAACATTGCATGGGGAAATATTTGGATGGGATGATAAAAATAAAAAATGGACAGGAGCTTTTAAAATTTGGAGAAAAATTTAAAGGATATGGCATGCTCATAAGTGGTGGTTTTGACAGAGAAGGAGGGCTTATAAATTTAGATAAAATGATAGAAGTAATTAAAAAATTGAGAGAAAAATTCTTCATTGCAATTCATCCAGGATTTGTTGATGAAAAAATGGCTAATGAGCTATATGAAGCATGTGATATTGCATTTGTTGATTTACCATCTGATAACGCAATAAAAAATGTTTTAAATATGGAAAAAAGCTCGACTGATTATTTCATGAATATGGCTCGCCTTATTGATGCAGGAATAGAAGTAACTCCCCATATAACAATAGGATTAAACTATGGAAAAGTTGAGGAATGGAAAATAATTGATGATTTAAAAAATTATAAAATCAGGAAAGTTGTTATTAACATCATAATGCCAACTCCTAAAACTCCTTTCGAAAATGTAAAAGTTAAAAAAGATGATGTTTTGAATTTCATAGATTATTCAAAAAATTTTAATTTTTCAATTGGATGCATGCGTCCTAGAAAGTTTGATGTTGATTTAGTAAAACATGGAGTAAAAGAAATTGCGGTTCCATCAAAAAAAGCGATGGAAACGGCTAAGAAAGTAGAAATAAGAAATTTTTGTTGCGGTTTGCAAAAAATTTAAATAGTAAAATTTATTTTACAATTGTAAAAAAAAGTTTACAGGTGAAAAAATGGGGAAAAAAATATTTGTAGTGTTTGTAATGGCAATGATAATAACACCTATAACAGCTTGCTTATCCGAAACAGATGGATGGGAAGGAGATGTTGCACTTATAAAAAATGCAAAATTCAGAGTATATGCAAAAAGCGGAAGAGAATATAAAATAACTCATACAACTGCATTGGGAGCATTAAATGAAGCATCTAAGATTGCTGAATTTAGCTACACAGTTGATGACAGCTGGTATAATCAATATGGCTCATTGCTTGTTGATTCAATATGGGGAATTAAAAATGAAGGAATGAAAGGATGGCAATACTGGGTAAATTATCCAGATGAGCCATTGCCATGGATTGGAGCAGATAAATATGAAGTTAAGGAAAATGATACTGTTGATTGGTTTTATGGAGATTTTTCAAGTAACCCAAGCGATTGCGAATTATTAATAAGAATACATGTTCATTTAGAAATGGATGAGTTGCCACCAAATGTTGAAATAATAAAGCCAAAAGGTGGCTTATATATTTTTGGTAGGCAAGTAATTTCCTTTCCTGGATTTTCTGTTGTTCTTGGGGAAATAAATGTCGAAGCAAATGCAAATGATTTGCAATGCGAGATTGAAAAAGTTGAATTTTATTTAAATAATAACTTAATTCATAAAGATGAAGAAGAGCCCTATGAATGGCTTTTTGATGGGGGAAAGGGAAAATTTAATCTAAAGGCAATTGCATATGACATGGCGGGCAATGAAGGAAGTGATGAAATAGTTTTATTTAAGGTGGTATAAATGGTTAAAAATTTAAATGGGAAAATAATATATGGAAGCATGAAGAAAATAACAATAGCAAGCATACTTGTTTCAGTTGGAGTAATATCAAGAATATTTTTTGGAAAATTTCTTCCGCCTTCGCCAAATTTTTATATTAACTTTTTTGGAATAAAGCAGCCAATTTTTATAGCGGGAGATGTATTCTTTATAGTTGCCTCAATTTCTCTTATTTCTGGAAGGTATCTCCGGGATTATTTCACTTTCTTAGTTCCATTCATGATAATGCTTATAACAGATGTTTTCATAGGAAATAATTTTATATTTCTCTTTACTTGGTCGGGTTTTGCAATTATGGGCGGTATTGGCTATTTACTAAGGAAAAAATCATCTATTGCCTTTTTCTCTTTAAGCATTCCTTCAATAATTCTATACGATTTATGGACAAATTTCGGCTGGTGGCTTGGATATTATGGGGGCAAGATGCAATATTTAGCGCTATGCTATACACTTGCAATACCCTTCATGATATGGCATATAATTTCAACTTCCATAGTTCTTCCTTTATTCATTATTGCTTTTGAAAGAATTGAACTTAGAGAAGATGCAAG encodes the following:
- a CDS encoding NAD(P)H-hydrate dehydratase yields the protein METKILDKNAEFFGVSAEQLMENAGKAVANEAKKLPFKRWLVLCGPGNNGGDGYVACCHIKNCKVIAVERPRTNLAIKNFRKAKTKCKIYNYNKENFINLLEKSDAIIDAMLGVGIKGKLGEPYREIVKILNKSGKFILSVDVPTGFGSDLMLNSNLTVTFHFIKENMSKKCGKIVVADINIPKEAEKYVGPGELILYPRRRKESHKGENGIVAIIGGGAYTGAPYLAGMAALRAGCDLVYVCCPSSVWSVVASFSPDLIVRKISGEFLTVEGLKEVEDIIEKADAIVVGPGLGKRKEVLEACKFIFENYDKKFVYDADAIEVLKGKKCNQKVIITPHSGEFKRLTGIDLPDDIEERSRIVKKEAKKLEATILAKGAIDIISDGKRLKMNKIHNEGMTVGGTGDTLAGICAAMLAKKIAPFYSACISAFINGMAGNMAYEEKGNIVATDMIEKIPLVIKKFT
- a CDS encoding nascent polypeptide-associated complex protein — its product is MDEKQIRLAMKRMGIDFKEFDAEKIIIETKDKDYIFEKTTVGIIDMKGKKIYQISGEPKIRMKIREEDVEMVAEKTGKSKEEARKALEETKGDIAQAIINLSS
- the rimI gene encoding ribosomal protein S18-alanine N-acetyltransferase, with product MIRKCTEEDLGDVWEIENLSFEYPYPPYFFYEYINKLFFVVEENGKVVGYIIGDEEKGMIISIAVHPEYRGKGYGKKMMEHIFKFMKGEISLQVRKSNKGAIKFYEKMGFKKKGEIKKYYFDGEDAYIMVRKIN
- a CDS encoding GMP synthase subunit A; this translates as MKVYVIDNGGQWTHLEWRALRDIGVKAEIIPNTTPFEKIEDADAIVLSGGAPRVGLREKLGNCDEYLKRAKFPVLGICAGHQYMARFFGGECSEAITPEYGKVEIEIIEKDAIFKGLPDKFFGWENHNDEVVKMPENFSLLASSKYCKVQAMMHNEKPFFGLQFHPEVEHTQYGREIFKNFIELI
- a CDS encoding radical SAM protein — protein: MIKIKNGQELLKFGEKFKGYGMLISGGFDREGGLINLDKMIEVIKKLREKFFIAIHPGFVDEKMANELYEACDIAFVDLPSDNAIKNVLNMEKSSTDYFMNMARLIDAGIEVTPHITIGLNYGKVEEWKIIDDLKNYKIRKVVINIIMPTPKTPFENVKVKKDDVLNFIDYSKNFNFSIGCMRPRKFDVDLVKHGVKEIAVPSKKAMETAKKVEIRNFCCGLQKI
- a CDS encoding DUF4430 domain-containing protein; this translates as MGKKIFVVFVMAMIITPITACLSETDGWEGDVALIKNAKFRVYAKSGREYKITHTTALGALNEASKIAEFSYTVDDSWYNQYGSLLVDSIWGIKNEGMKGWQYWVNYPDEPLPWIGADKYEVKENDTVDWFYGDFSSNPSDCELLIRIHVHLEMDELPPNVEIIKPKGGLYIFGRQVISFPGFSVVLGEINVEANANDLQCEIEKVEFYLNNNLIHKDEEEPYEWLFDGGKGKFNLKAIAYDMAGNEGSDEIVLFKVV